Proteins encoded within one genomic window of Flavobacterium gilvum:
- a CDS encoding HAD family hydrolase produces MIKTVIFDMDGVIVDTELVHRYAYYKQFGELAIEVPEEMYTSFTGLSTRNTFQKLKDHFQLQHEVEDLILRKRSIFNEAFDSKEDLALLEGVENLIKDFHQNGMQLIVASSASKETINRVFGRFDLHQYFSHIVSGEDFPQSKPNPAIFEHAASLSVAPKNNCIVIEDSTNGVKAAKAASIFCVGYNSLHSKDQDLSLADLVINHFDELNYEKVSRF; encoded by the coding sequence ATGATAAAAACCGTAATTTTCGACATGGATGGTGTAATTGTAGATACAGAACTCGTACACCGTTATGCTTATTACAAACAATTTGGGGAACTGGCTATTGAGGTTCCTGAGGAAATGTACACTTCTTTTACAGGATTGTCAACCCGAAATACGTTTCAGAAATTGAAAGATCATTTTCAGTTACAACACGAAGTTGAAGATTTGATTTTGAGAAAAAGATCAATTTTTAATGAAGCATTCGACAGCAAAGAAGATTTGGCTTTGCTAGAAGGAGTAGAAAATTTAATAAAAGATTTTCATCAGAACGGAATGCAGCTAATTGTGGCTTCATCGGCTTCTAAAGAAACAATAAACCGTGTTTTCGGTCGTTTTGATTTACACCAGTATTTTTCACACATAGTGAGTGGTGAAGATTTTCCGCAATCAAAACCAAATCCTGCTATTTTTGAGCATGCAGCATCTTTGTCTGTTGCTCCAAAAAATAATTGTATCGTAATTGAAGACAGTACCAATGGGGTGAAAGCAGCGAAAGCCGCGAGTATATTTTGTGTTGGTTACAACAGTTTACATTCTAAAGATCAGGATTTGTCTTTGGCTGATCTGGTAATCAATCATTTTGATGAATT
- a CDS encoding tRNA threonylcarbamoyladenosine dehydratase, producing MAEWTERAELLFRKEGLQRLKDSHIMVVGLGGVGSFAAEFLARAGVGTMTIVDGDVVDITNINRQLPALHSTVGEPKVDIVGDRLMDINPELNLIRVKEFLSPERAFEIVSTDFDYVLDCIDSITPKLNLIVGAKKKGVKIISNMGAGGKMIASKVVVKDISKTTVCPLAKVVRKRLKKMGVSRGVKAVFSLEKPDEGSVKTTDGSNYKKSFYGTNSYMPGLFGLHAAETVIRYLLKKE from the coding sequence ATGGCAGAATGGACGGAAAGAGCCGAACTATTATTTAGAAAAGAAGGATTACAAAGATTAAAAGATTCCCATATAATGGTCGTTGGGCTTGGTGGAGTAGGGTCGTTTGCAGCCGAGTTTCTGGCAAGAGCTGGAGTGGGAACCATGACTATTGTAGATGGAGATGTGGTGGATATTACCAATATTAACAGACAGTTGCCTGCCTTACATTCTACTGTTGGAGAACCAAAAGTAGATATTGTGGGTGATAGATTGATGGATATTAATCCAGAATTGAATTTGATAAGAGTAAAAGAATTTCTTTCGCCAGAGCGTGCTTTTGAAATTGTGAGTACCGATTTTGATTACGTTTTAGATTGCATCGACAGTATTACTCCAAAATTGAATTTGATTGTTGGAGCTAAGAAAAAAGGTGTGAAAATCATTTCGAATATGGGTGCTGGCGGAAAAATGATTGCCAGTAAAGTGGTTGTAAAAGATATTTCTAAAACAACAGTGTGTCCGCTTGCAAAAGTGGTTCGAAAACGCCTTAAAAAAATGGGCGTTAGCAGAGGTGTAAAAGCCGTATTTTCTTTAGAAAAACCAGACGAAGGAAGTGTCAAAACGACTGATGGTTCTAATTATAAAAAATCATTCTACGGAACCAATAGTTATATGCCTGGATTGTTTGGTCTTCATGCCGCCGAAACAGTGATTAGATATTTGCTTAAAAAAGAATAG
- a CDS encoding TatD family hydrolase has product MEYFNLHTHKFTNQETVLELVNQYPREFDVSIPHYSIGIHPWRIAENSLEEELQIINDKILEINCLSIGECGFDKRIEIPFTLQEIVFERQLLLAQKHNKPVVIHCVAAFQEVIAIKKKLKITVPMIIHGFSKNKQMAKGLIDNGFYLSFGKYLLQNPELKTVFESIPNDRFFLETDTAEVGIEEVYALAAQYKNWSLDELKQQIKSNFATVFKNRL; this is encoded by the coding sequence ATGGAATATTTTAATTTACATACTCACAAATTCACCAATCAGGAAACAGTTTTGGAACTCGTTAATCAGTATCCTCGTGAGTTTGACGTCTCGATTCCGCATTATTCTATTGGGATTCATCCGTGGCGTATTGCCGAAAATTCACTTGAAGAAGAATTGCAGATAATAAATGATAAAATACTGGAAATAAATTGTTTGTCTATTGGTGAGTGTGGATTTGATAAGCGCATTGAAATTCCTTTTACTTTGCAGGAAATCGTTTTTGAAAGGCAATTGCTTTTGGCACAAAAACATAATAAACCTGTTGTGATTCATTGTGTGGCTGCTTTTCAGGAAGTAATTGCCATAAAGAAAAAATTAAAAATTACGGTTCCGATGATTATTCATGGTTTTTCGAAAAATAAGCAAATGGCAAAAGGACTCATTGATAACGGATTTTATCTTTCGTTTGGAAAATATTTATTGCAAAATCCAGAATTGAAAACTGTTTTTGAGAGTATTCCGAATGATCGTTTTTTTCTGGAAACGGATACAGCAGAAGTAGGAATCGAAGAAGTGTATGCCTTGGCAGCACAATATAAAAATTGGAGTTTGGATGAGCTGAAACAACAAATAAAGAGTAATTTTGCAACCGTTTTTAAAAATAGGTTGTAA
- a CDS encoding BlaI/MecI/CopY family transcriptional regulator: MQKLTNKEEEIMQILWKLKKAFVKEVMAEITEDQPHYNTLSTIIRNLEEKGYVSYNAFGNTHQYYPLVSIEEYRKKFMSRAIDNYFNSSYKNMVSFFAKEEEITAEELREILAMIEQKK; the protein is encoded by the coding sequence ATGCAAAAGTTAACAAACAAGGAAGAAGAAATCATGCAGATTTTATGGAAGCTCAAAAAAGCATTCGTAAAAGAAGTAATGGCCGAAATCACCGAAGACCAACCACATTACAACACCCTATCCACAATTATCCGGAATTTGGAGGAAAAAGGATATGTTTCGTATAATGCCTTTGGCAACACGCACCAATACTACCCGCTGGTAAGTATCGAAGAATACCGAAAAAAATTCATGAGCAGGGCAATTGACAATTATTTCAATAGTTCCTATAAAAATATGGTTTCCTTCTTTGCCAAAGAAGAAGAAATAACCGCCGAGGAACTCAGGGAAATTCTAGCCATGATTGAACAAAAAAAATAA
- a CDS encoding M56 family metallopeptidase — METLFINIIKSSGLIAMFYIAYYLLLRKETFFTANRWFLLAGLMTSVILPWIVFTTIVWVEPTPTNIDWSKIPMTPVQEESFEINWYYILAIAYTIGSVLLITQFIYDFYNLNRVIKGKSIQHQADYKFIDTTENIAPFSYFNTIVYNSSLYSESEMESILEHEKVHSEQYHTVDVLITRFFCIFFWFNPFIWLYKNAILQNLEFIADSEATKNLSDKKAYQLTLLKITTQENCVVLTNHFYQSLIKKRIVMLNKNQSKKWNLWKYALVLPVLVAFMVLFQIEVIAQEKTKPKQTIEKKLAIIDFIITKNTSNQEIKEQCEKLNKTFNVNLTFFNIKRNSKGEIINIDGKFEDQTGSASCNQSENPIKPFRFYYNPTNKEMGFDMDISNSKNNKGRQSTSNTISSPALPPKVKTIKIAPSVSPAESTATPPALPPTVKSTTPPALPPKVSTIKFTYPTEKNQIIASNSNNKTVSINEPMIIIDGVKADSKTTVNSLNKEENNKTYFQINGPVTLPPVIIMNGVKINSISSVNEINPDAIKSMNILKGKTAEDKYGKDGKNGVIEITTKENAVILKESPKKD, encoded by the coding sequence ATGGAAACACTATTCATAAATATCATAAAATCCAGCGGATTGATTGCAATGTTCTATATTGCTTATTATTTGCTTTTGCGAAAAGAAACATTTTTTACAGCAAATCGTTGGTTTCTTTTGGCAGGTTTGATGACCTCCGTGATTTTACCATGGATAGTTTTCACTACAATCGTTTGGGTAGAACCCACACCAACCAACATAGATTGGTCAAAAATCCCAATGACACCCGTGCAGGAAGAAAGCTTTGAGATTAATTGGTATTACATTTTAGCAATTGCTTACACAATTGGAAGCGTACTTTTAATAACACAATTTATCTACGACTTTTATAATCTAAACCGTGTCATTAAAGGAAAGTCCATTCAGCACCAAGCCGATTATAAATTCATAGACACGACAGAAAACATTGCGCCTTTCTCCTATTTCAACACCATCGTTTACAATTCATCACTGTACAGCGAGTCGGAAATGGAAAGCATACTTGAACACGAAAAAGTGCACAGCGAGCAATACCACACAGTAGACGTCTTAATCACACGTTTCTTCTGTATCTTTTTTTGGTTCAATCCCTTTATTTGGCTGTACAAAAATGCCATTTTGCAAAATTTGGAATTCATCGCCGATAGCGAAGCAACCAAAAATTTATCCGACAAAAAAGCATATCAACTCACGCTTTTAAAAATAACAACACAAGAGAATTGTGTTGTGCTTACCAATCATTTTTATCAATCATTAATCAAAAAACGAATCGTTATGTTAAACAAAAATCAATCAAAAAAATGGAATTTATGGAAGTATGCTTTAGTGCTTCCAGTATTAGTTGCCTTTATGGTCCTATTTCAAATAGAAGTAATTGCACAAGAGAAAACAAAACCAAAACAGACAATTGAAAAAAAGTTAGCAATAATAGATTTTATTATTACCAAAAACACCAGCAACCAAGAAATCAAAGAGCAATGCGAAAAACTGAATAAAACATTTAATGTTAATTTGACTTTTTTTAATATCAAGAGAAATTCGAAAGGGGAAATTATAAATATTGACGGAAAATTTGAAGACCAAACAGGCAGTGCTAGTTGTAATCAATCTGAAAACCCAATTAAACCGTTTAGATTCTATTATAATCCAACTAATAAAGAAATGGGCTTTGACATGGATATATCTAATTCAAAAAACAACAAAGGAAGACAATCTACTTCTAATACTATTTCATCACCAGCACTTCCACCAAAAGTTAAAACGATAAAAATTGCCCCATCAGTTTCACCAGCGGAAAGTACTGCTACTCCACCAGCACTACCACCAACTGTAAAAAGCACTACTCCGCCTGCTCTCCCACCAAAGGTTTCGACAATAAAATTCACATACCCTACTGAAAAAAATCAAATAATAGCTTCAAATAGCAACAACAAAACTGTTTCAATCAACGAACCAATGATTATTATTGATGGAGTAAAAGCAGATTCAAAAACAACAGTCAATAGCTTAAATAAAGAAGAAAATAACAAAACATATTTTCAAATTAATGGACCAGTAACCTTACCTCCAGTTATCATAATGAATGGAGTCAAAATCAACAGTATTTCCAGTGTGAATGAAATTAATCCTGATGCCATAAAAAGCATGAATATTTTAAAAGGCAAAACTGCTGAAGATAAATATGGAAAAGATGGGAAAAATGGGGTAATTGAAATTACAACAAAAGAAAATGCTGTTATTTTAAAAGAATCTCCTAAAAAGGATTGA
- a CDS encoding adenine phosphoribosyltransferase: MDLKKYIRDIQGFPKEGIVFKDITPLLIDANARKECLEILVSELKNKKIDKVIGVESRGFFFGMLLAEELNAGFVPVRKPNKLPFDTISASYDLEYGTDTLEIHTDAIQKGDRILIHDDVLATGGTAKAVCELVEKLGGVIVQCNFLMEITFLNGREKIAGNEIFAAITY; this comes from the coding sequence ATGGACTTAAAAAAATATATACGTGATATTCAGGGGTTTCCGAAAGAGGGAATCGTATTTAAAGATATTACTCCGTTGCTAATTGATGCCAATGCAAGAAAAGAATGTTTGGAAATCCTGGTTTCAGAATTGAAAAATAAAAAAATTGATAAAGTAATTGGAGTAGAAAGTCGTGGTTTTTTCTTTGGAATGCTTTTAGCCGAGGAATTGAATGCAGGTTTTGTTCCTGTTCGAAAACCCAATAAACTACCTTTTGATACCATTTCTGCTTCGTATGATTTGGAATATGGTACTGATACGCTTGAAATTCATACGGATGCCATTCAAAAAGGAGATAGGATATTGATTCACGATGATGTTTTGGCCACTGGCGGAACTGCAAAAGCGGTATGCGAATTGGTCGAAAAACTTGGTGGTGTAATTGTACAATGCAATTTCCTAATGGAAATCACTTTCTTGAACGGAAGAGAAAAAATTGCCGGTAATGAGATTTTTGCGGCAATAACCTATTAG
- a CDS encoding helix-turn-helix domain-containing protein, whose protein sequence is MENLEKEIEQKIFQIADKIKNLRKEKGYTSHETFAFEYDINRVQYWRIENGRNITLKTLMKVLEIHKITLGEFFKDL, encoded by the coding sequence ATGGAAAATTTAGAAAAAGAAATAGAGCAAAAGATATTTCAGATTGCTGATAAGATTAAGAATCTACGCAAAGAAAAAGGTTATACAAGTCATGAAACATTTGCTTTCGAATACGATATTAATAGAGTTCAGTATTGGAGAATAGAAAACGGAAGAAATATTACATTGAAGACCCTTATGAAGGTCTTAGAAATTCATAAGATTACATTAGGGGAATTTTTCAAAGATTTATAA